Part of the Desulfolutivibrio sulfoxidireducens genome is shown below.
GGTCTCGACTGGAAGGCGATGCGGGCCAAGTGGAACGGCTGAGCGCGGGAATCGCGGCGAACGCGAAGGAGGATCGAGCGAGATGAAGCTGACCGATTCGATGGCCTACGAGCACCCCGGGGAGATGATCTTCGGCGCCGCCAAGTATCCGGTGCGGACGCGGCGCGGGCTGGTCCTCGGCGGTGGCTTCGTTGTCCCGGAGCTCACCTCCCACCCGCGTCCCGGCAGCGAGACTTCCATCAAGACCCTGCTGCGCGAATTCGAACGCGCCAACGGCGACGCGCTGGAGAGGTGCGTGGTTGTGGGCCTGCCCTGCCTCGTCGTCGAAAACGAGCATGTCTTCCAGATGACCCATGTTCCCGGCTGGGGTGGGGAGATCGCGGCCCAGACCGCCCGCCAGATCGACGACTATCACGACAAATACGGGCTCAAGGCCGCCTACCGCTCCACCATCGCCGATATCCGCAAGCCGGACATGGTGGACATGCGCGATTCCGACCGGGCCCGGGCCGTGCTCGAGGCCTTCGAGGCCTGCGCGGCGCACGCGGACATCGTGTCCATCGAATCCATGGGTGGCAAGGAGATCGCCGACCACGCCCTGATCCGCAACGATATCGTCGGCCTCCTTTTCGCCCAGGCCGTACTCGGTGGCCGCGACATGGCGTGGCTCTGGCCCCAGATTGTGGCCATCGCCCACAAGCACGGCTGCATCCCGGGCGGCGATACCGACTGCGCCCGGGCCAACACGGCCATGTTCATGGCCGGCGGCTTCATTTCCAAGGACGTGCCGCACACCCTGGCGGCCATGGCCCGGGCCATGTGCGTGAGCCGCAGCCTGGTGGCCTACGAGTGCGGCGCCGTGGGGCCAGGCAAGGACTGCGCTTACGAGAACCCGATCCTCAAGGCCATCACCGGACTGCCCATGTCCATGGAAGGGAAGAGTAGCGCCTGCGCGCACATGAGCCTGTGCGGCAACGTCATGGCCGCGGTCTGCGACCTGTGGTCCAACGAGGCCGTGGAGTACCAGCACATGTTCGGCGGAAGCTCCTCGGCGGTGTTCACCGAGATTCTCGGCTACGATGCGGCGGCCATGAACTCGGCCCTCGCCCTGGGATACGAGCGCGAATACCAGGCCTGCCTGGTCAATTCAGACCGCTACCGCAGCCCGCACAGCTTCCTGCTCTGTCCGGACAACGCCTGGGCCATCGGCAAGGCCGTGGTGGACAATGCCAGCAGCCAGTATGTCCGCGCCCGGGCCGCGGCCTTCGAGGGTGGCCGGTTGATGCTGGCCGACCCCCTGCTGCGCTTCACCGCCTTTGAAAAGGAGTCCCTGCTGGGCTATCTCAAGGAACTCGAAGGGCTGCCGGACACGGAGGAGGACTTCATTGACCAGTGTCTGCACAAGTATCGCAAGGTCAAGGGGTTTCGACCGGCCTCTTACGGCCTGTGAGAATGGGACATGAGCGGCCTGGGCATCGCTCTTGACCTGGGCACCAGCGGATTCAGGGCCCAGGCTC
Proteins encoded:
- a CDS encoding methyltransferase MtaB domain-containing protein produces the protein MKLTDSMAYEHPGEMIFGAAKYPVRTRRGLVLGGGFVVPELTSHPRPGSETSIKTLLREFERANGDALERCVVVGLPCLVVENEHVFQMTHVPGWGGEIAAQTARQIDDYHDKYGLKAAYRSTIADIRKPDMVDMRDSDRARAVLEAFEACAAHADIVSIESMGGKEIADHALIRNDIVGLLFAQAVLGGRDMAWLWPQIVAIAHKHGCIPGGDTDCARANTAMFMAGGFISKDVPHTLAAMARAMCVSRSLVAYECGAVGPGKDCAYENPILKAITGLPMSMEGKSSACAHMSLCGNVMAAVCDLWSNEAVEYQHMFGGSSSAVFTEILGYDAAAMNSALALGYEREYQACLVNSDRYRSPHSFLLCPDNAWAIGKAVVDNASSQYVRARAAAFEGGRLMLADPLLRFTAFEKESLLGYLKELEGLPDTEEDFIDQCLHKYRKVKGFRPASYGL